The nucleotide sequence TTACTCAATGGCGGTGGTCAGGGTGGGAGCCTTTCCTTACCCAGCTTGCTGAATCAGATTCGGAACCTAGATGCCCGAAGTTATAGCGAAGTTGCCCAAGATCAAATGGAAAACCTTAACTCGGAAGCGGCCCAGTTCCGACTTCGCCAACAACAACTCCAGAACCAGACCCAACCGGCAATCACTCCGGCACCCTAATCGGTTTAACTTGGACATAGGGTTGTTCATGTAGGGATTTATGGTAGCGGCGGATTGGCCGGTTCATTCAGTCCAAGACAATATCCTGCTGTTGGGCTTGGGGGCTTGGGGCAAGACCATCTTAAGTTTGTTGGATCGGCAAGGGTTTTCTGTCCGCATCTGGCAGCGTCACCAAGGCCCCTTAACCCCAGGCCAGCTTGAGCCAACCCAAATTATTATCTCCACCTTGCCCATTCAAGGGGTGCGGGGGATTGCCCAACAAGTCCAAGCCTTAAATCCTCCCCCCGGCCTGGTTTTGATTAGCGCGACGAAGGGACTGGAACCTCAAACAGCGGCCACCGCAACTCAAATTTGGGCGGATCTTTTACCCCAGTGCCCGATTGTGGTTCTCTCTGGCCCTAACTTAGCCGCTGAAATCAATCAGGGTTTACCGGCCGCCGCGGTGATTGGGGGAGATTTAGAGATTGCGGCCCAGGCCCAGAATTTATTTGCCATGCCGACATTTCGGGTTTATACCAATCCAGATCGGCGGGGGGTGGAGTTGGGGGGGGTTTTAAAAAATGTCATGGCGATTGCCTGTGGAGTCAATGATGGTCTGGGCCTGGGGGTGAATGCGCGCTCGGCTTTAATTACGCGGGGGCTGTTGGAAATGGTCCGGGTGGGAACCCACTGGGGCGGTGATGTTCAGACTTTTTATGGGTTATCTGGCCTGGGTGATTTATTGGCTACCTGTACGAGTCCCTTAAGTCGCAATTATCAAGTGGGTTGGCATTTAGCTCAGGGAACCGCCCTCAAAGATGCTTTAGAACGGGTGATCGGGACAGCCGAAGGAGTAAACACGGCTTTGGTTTTAAGCGACTATGCCCAGGCCCATGATCTAGATGTCCCCATTACCCAGGCCGTAACTACCGTATTGCGGGATGAGGTGACTCCCCAGCAAGCCCTGAGCCAACTCCTAGAGCGGCCCTTCAAGGTAGAAACCTTAGATCACTGATGCAGGGAACCTGTTTGCATCCCCAACCTGGAGAATTTGTTAGGATTTGAGGATGATTGCTCAAATTACCTCTCCAGATCAAACGGTTTTACTCGGGTTTCATGCCCTTTCCGATCCAATTCGCTTGGATGTTTTAACCCTATTGCAGCAAGAAGAGTTATGTGTTTGTGACCTTTGTACCCGCCTCCAAGTCAGCCAGTCTAAACTATCATTCCATTTACGGACTCTCAAGAATGCTGGCCTGGTTTTAACCCGTCAGTCTGGACGCTGGATTTACTATCGGTTGAACATACCAGCCTTTGCCAATTTGGAACAGTATTTGGCCGAATATCGCCATCTCCAACCCCGAACTTCACAGCGGCAATGTTCCTAATCATTTCAACAGGACTATCCACAGCTATCCTAGTCTTGTTTTCTCATTCTGTCTCATCTGGGCAACCCAATAAATAAGATTGGAAACAGTTCATTTCTAATTTTGGAATCACAAAATCAAAAAGCAAGTAATTGTTAGTTTAAGCACCCCATCAAGGTTGGACGAGTGACTATAGCGGGTAAGCCCGGTGATGGCCTGGTAGTTGACAGAATGAATCGTATTCTCAAACAGGCAGGCCTAAAAAAGGACTTAAGCTCGAAGGCTGGGACATCCCTAGGCCTAATAGTTCCTATGCCGATGTGGAAATTCACGGATAGATTAAAGCTGATGCAAAAACTTATGAGTTTGGGGAATGACTCGAACTTGAGATAAATGTTGTTTCAGTAAGCCTTGCCAGGCCAGGACTTGGGTTGGGGTGGGTGGGTGGGTTAAACGGCCAGTCCCAATGGGGGTAATGGGTTGCAAGATGAGCGGAATATCGGGGTTAATTTCGGCGACTAAGGCCCTGGCCTGGTTTAGGTCTTGGGTTGTCGTGTGGGCAGAAATAATCACTTTACAAAATACATCTTTGTTTGCGGCATGACAGGCCTGGAGAAAAGCGCGATGGGCTGGCCAATGGGATTCACCGGCGACACTGGGTAACTTAATGTCCATGCCGATACTATCTAACTGGGGGAGGAGTTGCGCGAGGGCCTCGGGGTGGTGTCCGCCTGATTCAAGATAGATGGGGAGTTGGGTGCGCACTTTCAGACTGGGTAAAAGCTGCTGCAAGAAATCTACGGCTAAGAGGGGTTCCCCGCCAGTCAAGCTAATGCTGTCATGGAGATGCGTGATATTTAATTGCTCAGCCCAGGCCAATACTTGCCCTAAAGAGACGGGATTCTTGACCGTGATAAAATCGCGCTGGCCTGGAGTTTGTTCAATTCGCCCCTGGGCCTGGGGATGCCATGTATGGGCACTATCGCAATAGGTACAGCGTAAATCACAGCTGGCAAACCGGATAAACAACTGCCGCGTCCCCACATTCATCCCCTCCCCCTGAATTGCTGAGAACATTTCAACGAGGGATGTAATTGGCTCTAGGGTATTTGGAATAATCGCCGAAAATGTAGCACTAGTCATAAATATTTTTAAGGTTATTCCAGAGATTGTGAACGGCTCCAAAAAAGCTCTAAGGCTGACTCATCAACGATATAGGCTGACTCACTATCCCGAATCACTCGTTTACCAAGCCGAGGAAAAAGGCCAATATCTAAGCGCCCTGCTTCTCCACCTATCAGGTAAACAAGGTCTGCATCGAATGGATTACGAAGATGATGGGGTTCTTGAGGTAGCCCAAATCCCATAAAGTCTCCTGATTCAACTTCATATTCCTGATCTCCAATTTCGGCAATCCCGCGACCCGACAAGATATAAACCCATTCTTCTTCATTCTGATGCGCATGATAAATAAAAGACTCTTTACCTGACGGGACACGCGCAATGGTGACCCCAATACGTTTTAGACCGACAGATCGTCCGAGAAACCGGAGGTAAACTTCTGAATTGGGGTTAAGGGGATGGTGAAATTCCAAGGGAGCCATTGTATTAATGTCAGATGCTTTTAGGAGAGCAAAGTTTTGATGAGTCATGTGAATGTCCTTCTATCGTTACTATCGTTAAATCTTTAATGGCTGCTTCAGAAAAGTTTCCTGTGCTTTCTAAGCCATTGTTAAATTTCACTTAAAATTAGCCCACCCTCAGCACAGCATTGGTGTCTTCAGCAATATACTTCCCGCCAATTCCCAAGCCTTAGTTAGTTCATTGAAACAGTTAAAACCATGGGAATCCTTAATATCTAAGATTATTTCCACACAAATATCCTAGATGACTCGGCTTAAGCTCAATCATTGAAACATGAATATTCATGATCCTTAATAACAGATCATTAGGCTGAGATTTTTAATTTAGCTTAACAAAATTACTGTGGAATTTAGGGTAATCTAAAAAGGATTTCCAAGTTTTCTCTTTTAAATTTTTAATCAGGTATCCCATTTTTAAGGACTCATTACCCATGGCTGCTCAGAAACGGATTGGAATTTTAACCAGTGGTGGAGATTGTGCTGGCTTAAATGCGGCCATTCGGGCAGTTGTTCATCATGCTATTGGAACCTATGGCTGGGAAGTCATCGGCATCCAGGAAGCCACCCACGGACTGATGCACCGCCCCCCCAAATCTACCCATTTGAATCTTGAGGGGATTGATCAATTACTCCTCCAAGGGGGAACAATTCTGGGGACGACCAATAAGGGAAATCCCTTTGCGTTTCCAATGGCTGGTGGGACCTTTCAGGATCGCAGTGCCGAGATTATTGCTGGGTACCACGAATTAAAGTTAGACGCGTTGGTGGGGATTGGTGGGGATGGCAGTTTGGCCATTTTGCGGCGGATTGCAAACCAGGGAAACCTAAATCTTGTCGCCATTCCCAAAACAATTGATAACGATGTTGGGGCGACTGAGCTTTCCATTGGATTTGATACGGCCACCAATATTGCCACTGAGGCCCTAGATCGGTTGCACTTTACGGCCGCTAGTCACAGTCGGGTCATGGTCTTGGAAGTGATGGGGCGCGATGCCGGCCATATTGCGTTGTCGGCGGGAATTGCGGGTGGGGCTGATATTATTTTGATTCCTGAAATTCCTTACAACTTGGATAATGTCGCGGAGAAAATTCGTCAACGCCAGGCCCAGGGTAAGAAGTTTTGTCTAGTCATGGTTTCCGAGGCGGTTCGGACTGAGTTAGGGGAGCAAGTGACCCAAATTAGCCAGATGGGAGAAGACCGTTACGGGGGGATTGGGAAATATATTGCTGAGCAAATTGCGGCCCGCACGGGGGCAGAATCACGGGTGACGGTCTTGGGGCATATTCAACGGGGGGGAATTCCTTCACCCGCGGATCGGCTCTTGGGGACTGTGTTTGGGGTGGCAGCGGTAAATTTAATTGCCGAGGAGAAATACGATCACATGGTGGCCTGGATCAACCGTGAGGTGGTGAGTGTCCCCATTGCTGAGGCGATCAAGACCTATCGGAATGTGGACTTGCATGGCACTCTGATCAAAACGGCGCGGGGAATGGGCATTTGTTTAGGGGATGATTATTAAGGACTAGCCCAGCAGCCAACCTAGTTAATTCAGTTACAATACTTAACATCACTGCCTCAGCGGGGAATTGCGATGAAGACTGCCTTACCGCCTGCTCATTCCGGCTCAACTTTTCGTGACTTTCCCGCTGATTCAACTGAAATTGCGGTGGACGCTGTGAGTTTACCCGATACTCCCTTGGCTGAAGTTTATAATCCCGAAGAAATTAATGCTCGCTATCGGCAACAGCCCCTGCGGGTTTTCTGGCGGTGGATTCAAATCCTGGTTCCGGTGATTAGTATTTTCTTGAATCGCTGGTGGGATGGGGTAACTGGGCAAACCAAAAAGAATTTACGCCAGCGGGCTGTTCAACTTCGGGAGACTCTGACGAAACTGGGGCCGGCCTATATCAAGGTTGGGCAAGCTCTTTCTACCCGGCCAGATCTAGTTCCGGCCATTTATTTAGAAGAATTGACCAAACTACAGGATCAACTGCCAGCCTTTTCCAATGACATTGCTTTCCAATTTATTGAGGAAGAACTGGGGGCCAGGCCTGAGGAACTGTATGCGGAACTGAGTCCAAACCCGATTGCGGCGGCTTCCTTGGGACAGGTCTATCGGGGGCGATTAAAAACTGGGGAAGAGGTGGCTGTTAAAGTCCAACGCCCTGGCCTGGCAGAGCAGATTACCTTAGACATCTACATTGTCCGGGGCCTGGCGGAGTTTATCCAAAAAACTCGTAAACTTCGCAGTGACTTAGTCGCAATTTTGGATGAATTTTCTGGCCGCCTCTTTGAGGAGATGGACTATACCCAAGAAGGCCGCAATGCGGAACGGTTTGCCCGCCTGTATGGCTATCTACCGGATATTTTTGTCCCCCGGATTTTTTGGCAATACACCAATCGCCGTGTCCTGACGATGGAATGGGTGAACGGGACAAAACTCAATCAGCCCAACTTGATTCAGGCCCAAGGGATTGACCCACGCTATTTGGTGAATGTCGGTGTCCAGTGTTCGTTGCGGCAATTATTGGAACATGGTTTCTTTCATGCGGATCCCCACCCCGGTAATTTGTTAGCAATGCCCAATGGAAAACTGGCCTATCTCGACTTTGGGATGATGAGTGAAATCGAACCGGCCCAGCGTTATGGGTTAATCAACGCCATCGTCCATATTGTCAATCGGGAGTTTGAGAGCCTGGCTGAGGATTATGTGCATTTGGGCTTTTTGACCCCGGATACGGATTTGCGCCCCATTATTCCGGCCTTGGGAATTGTCTTTAACAATGCCTTGGGAGCCAGTGTTGCGGAATTAAATATTCAACGGATTTTTGATCAACTCTCTGAGGTGATGTATGAATATCCGTTCCGCGTCCCGGCTTATTATGCCCTGATTGTCCGTTCTTTGTTGACGATGGAAGGCATTGCAATGGGGGTGGATACAAATTTCAAGGTACTGAATGCTGCCTATCCTTACATTGCAAAACGCCTGCTCACAGACCCGGCCCCAGAATTACGGACAAGCCTGAAAAATCTGCTGTTCAAAGATGGAAGTTTTCGTTGGAATCGTCTCGAAAATCTGCTGCGAAATGCGCGGGATAGTCGGGATTATGAT is from Synechococcus sp. PCC 6312 and encodes:
- a CDS encoding NAD(P)H-dependent glycerol-3-phosphate dehydrogenase, whose protein sequence is MVAADWPVHSVQDNILLLGLGAWGKTILSLLDRQGFSVRIWQRHQGPLTPGQLEPTQIIISTLPIQGVRGIAQQVQALNPPPGLVLISATKGLEPQTAATATQIWADLLPQCPIVVLSGPNLAAEINQGLPAAAVIGGDLEIAAQAQNLFAMPTFRVYTNPDRRGVELGGVLKNVMAIACGVNDGLGLGVNARSALITRGLLEMVRVGTHWGGDVQTFYGLSGLGDLLATCTSPLSRNYQVGWHLAQGTALKDALERVIGTAEGVNTALVLSDYAQAHDLDVPITQAVTTVLRDEVTPQQALSQLLERPFKVETLDH
- a CDS encoding helix-turn-helix transcriptional regulator yields the protein MIAQITSPDQTVLLGFHALSDPIRLDVLTLLQQEELCVCDLCTRLQVSQSKLSFHLRTLKNAGLVLTRQSGRWIYYRLNIPAFANLEQYLAEYRHLQPRTSQRQCS
- a CDS encoding 7-carboxy-7-deazaguanine synthase QueE yields the protein MTSATFSAIIPNTLEPITSLVEMFSAIQGEGMNVGTRQLFIRFASCDLRCTYCDSAHTWHPQAQGRIEQTPGQRDFITVKNPVSLGQVLAWAEQLNITHLHDSISLTGGEPLLAVDFLQQLLPSLKVRTQLPIYLESGGHHPEALAQLLPQLDSIGMDIKLPSVAGESHWPAHRAFLQACHAANKDVFCKVIISAHTTTQDLNQARALVAEINPDIPLILQPITPIGTGRLTHPPTPTQVLAWQGLLKQHLSQVRVIPQTHKFLHQL
- a CDS encoding cupin domain-containing protein, coding for MTHQNFALLKASDINTMAPLEFHHPLNPNSEVYLRFLGRSVGLKRIGVTIARVPSGKESFIYHAHQNEEEWVYILSGRGIAEIGDQEYEVESGDFMGFGLPQEPHHLRNPFDADLVYLIGGEAGRLDIGLFPRLGKRVIRDSESAYIVDESALELFWSRSQSLE
- a CDS encoding ATP-dependent 6-phosphofructokinase; protein product: MAAQKRIGILTSGGDCAGLNAAIRAVVHHAIGTYGWEVIGIQEATHGLMHRPPKSTHLNLEGIDQLLLQGGTILGTTNKGNPFAFPMAGGTFQDRSAEIIAGYHELKLDALVGIGGDGSLAILRRIANQGNLNLVAIPKTIDNDVGATELSIGFDTATNIATEALDRLHFTAASHSRVMVLEVMGRDAGHIALSAGIAGGADIILIPEIPYNLDNVAEKIRQRQAQGKKFCLVMVSEAVRTELGEQVTQISQMGEDRYGGIGKYIAEQIAARTGAESRVTVLGHIQRGGIPSPADRLLGTVFGVAAVNLIAEEKYDHMVAWINREVVSVPIAEAIKTYRNVDLHGTLIKTARGMGICLGDDY
- a CDS encoding AarF/ABC1/UbiB kinase family protein: MKTALPPAHSGSTFRDFPADSTEIAVDAVSLPDTPLAEVYNPEEINARYRQQPLRVFWRWIQILVPVISIFLNRWWDGVTGQTKKNLRQRAVQLRETLTKLGPAYIKVGQALSTRPDLVPAIYLEELTKLQDQLPAFSNDIAFQFIEEELGARPEELYAELSPNPIAAASLGQVYRGRLKTGEEVAVKVQRPGLAEQITLDIYIVRGLAEFIQKTRKLRSDLVAILDEFSGRLFEEMDYTQEGRNAERFARLYGYLPDIFVPRIFWQYTNRRVLTMEWVNGTKLNQPNLIQAQGIDPRYLVNVGVQCSLRQLLEHGFFHADPHPGNLLAMPNGKLAYLDFGMMSEIEPAQRYGLINAIVHIVNREFESLAEDYVHLGFLTPDTDLRPIIPALGIVFNNALGASVAELNIQRIFDQLSEVMYEYPFRVPAYYALIVRSLLTMEGIAMGVDTNFKVLNAAYPYIAKRLLTDPAPELRTSLKNLLFKDGSFRWNRLENLLRNARDSRDYDFDMALNQAIEFLFSERGEFIRNKLADELVKSLDQWGQQAWHQFPNPWRTPSPITAVPAVTPDQQGLEHIRRIAGILQDTPGFDAAKLLPIVSRVLFKPETQQLGQRIATGLVQRVLTRFIREFLLGRDQAEEQVYTPAL